The following coding sequences lie in one Cloeon dipterum chromosome 1, ieCloDipt1.1, whole genome shotgun sequence genomic window:
- the LOC135934750 gene encoding histone-lysine N-methyltransferase, H3 lysine-79 specific-like isoform X3: MSQELVLHSPVGSDPAVYHWPLTSGRGADKHDGAIEIVETIRWACKELPDLKLPLENNILKDYDTRSFESMRGLCDRYNRAIDEFLKLEKGTARRAERIGKRPSQDLLRHIIQQTYNQAVEDPDKLNQYEPFSPEVYGETSFDLVLQMIEKVCPTPEDTFIDLGSGVGQVVLQMAAATNCKMCYGIEKADMPAKYAKSMDRSFQRWMAWYGKSYGKYTILKGDFLNEENRTMITSASLVFVNNFAFGPNVDHALKERFAELKDGTRIVSSKSFCPANFRITDRNLSDIGTIMEVTEMDPLKGSVSWTGKPVSYFLHVIDRSKLERYFTKNKARSNGSCNGDENIRNPRIRREAKSMTEDTSSNDGSLKQDDPRSSDEEKGKVYGPTTRHAWNVYTMKASGKESCSDDDNNNAGKVQAQRKRVKRKMSPRPNKPNVLKRPGRKPKGKIARQKKKKKININGLDLLHSETLLSTSNQMQGQKLPPAPGCVDQQLPSLILVENAPSIVHNEVEPRNSLEPYGLQVLLDSIRTSYMQFIHHMKTPDFKVSVQMSIKAEKERNAKILNRASQLEKQIQVLITDSVALLKTRMNEIGIVANNPSDLLSSAKDIVQTHKELQGSLAHLQREVIRYPALIRDTAPILALTCLQVLPLEEENLRLMQRHQQHAVVAAAAAAAAEKSAHEPPHALNGVRNCDPALEEARRKQHKLMERQKNEMLLAKAESKPVPVIYKPPPEHHPHVHPPQLQQHYEKAAVQAPVIVGNGQQPQHLLQTVAQQQQQHQHQQQQQHQLQQQQHQQQQHQQQQHQQQQQQPPPPPPPPHVKSRKSRESRSRSQDWPDVPNVEKIKEDNPEILAKKLLEVGRQIEAEKMKENPRHLKHHDEKPENKAAAAGPGKSQQESSYKINFSDRMQAIIESELNDGNERKQQHQQPQPPPPPPPVVSQSRPTPSSSSSHHVHAKMHPYPVPQVPLGHQINHGYPQAAPMMDARSKDSRRISSDNRRQPDYTQLSPAKVALRRHLSQERLAQQHPSMQMHHPQQPPSHQANQRYSSIADLMNNEIERTLGAVPPERHQPSERTTYEIKQQNLIDAVVERTTTSSTPNASSNDILKMDTTKMRSKISRVMTEDEGESSSRTLYSPISRPNSTDTSASQPILEGLAYPRSKSPFSQRQQQQQQQAPAGAISSVQLPRADINPYIESYYFSDSKRPVVVTASKLNSARTSTIVPIPPNNAGPSEEPFSEGLAASLHARIKKAPAKEEVKSPADCMGAAVPPPVVKLEPVEDSSGPELPPPKPVARKRSLSTAPGSPPCKMPSSETQDSSSRPPSDGPKASEQPTLPPPPPPSSSSSNSSQQPMPSTGTTAAAEEEGTNQPSTSAHSVLFCSI, encoded by the exons ATGTCGCAAGAACTCGTGCTGCACAGCCCCGTGGGCTCTGATCCCGCCGTTTACCACTGGCCTTTAACTTCGGGCCGAGGCGCG GACAAACACGATGGTGCGATCGAAATCGTGGAGACAATCCG CTGGGCTTGCAAGGAGCTGCCCGATCTCAAGCTGCCCCTCGAGAACAACATCCTGAAAGACTACGACACTCGCAG CTTTGAATCCATGAGAGGATTATGCGACAGGTACAACCGCGCCATCGACGAGTTCCTGAAGTTG GAAAAAGGCACTGCACGGCGGGCTGAGCGAATTGGCAAGAGACCCTCGCAGGATCTGCTGCGCCACATCATTCAGCAAACCTACAATCAGGCGGTCGAGGATCCAGACAAGCTCAACCAGTATGAGCCTTTTTCACCAGAG GTGTACGGGGAGACGTCTTTTGATCTCGTCTTGCAGATGATTGAAAAGGTCTGTCCGACGCCGGAGGACACGTTCATCGACCTGGGCTCCGGGGTTGGACAGGTGGTGCTGCAGATGGCCGCCGCCACCAACTGCAAAATGTGCTATGGCATCGAAAAGGCGGACATGCCTGCTAAATATGCGAAG TCTATGGATCGTAGTTTCCAAAGGTGGATGGCCTGGTACGGAAAAAGCTATGGCAAGTACACAATCTTGAAGGGTGACTTCCTCAACGAGGAGAACAGAACGATGATCACGTCGGCGTCGCTGGtatttgtaaacaatttcGCATTCGGCCCCAACGTCGACCACGCTCTGAAGGAGAGGTTCGCCGAGCTCAAAGACGGAACAAGAATCGTGTCCTCAAAGTCCTTTTGCCCAGCCAATTTCCGCATTACGGACAGAAATCTGTCTG ATATTGGCACGATCATGGAGGTGACGGAAATGGACCCTTTGAAAGGATCGGTTTCGTGGACTGGAAAGCCTGTGTCGTACTTCCTTCACGTCATAGATAGGTCAAAG CTGGAGAGGTACTTCACGAAAAACAAAGCCAGATCCAACGGCAGCTGCAACGGAGATGAGAATATACGAAATCCAAGAATTAGACGAGAAGCAAAGTCGATGACGGAGGACACTAGTTCTAATGACGGCTCTTTGAAGCAAGACGACCCACGGTCTTCCGACGAGGAGAAAGGAAAGGTGTACGGACCTACCACCAGACATGCGTGGAACGTGTATACAATGAAAGCTAGTGGAAAGGAAAGCTGCAGCGACGACGATAACAACAATGCGG GTAAAGTCCAGGCTCAGAGAAAGAGGGTGAAGCGAAAAATGTCTCCAAGACCCAACAAGCCGAATGTGTTGAAGCGGCCTGGAAGAAAGCCGAAAGGCAAAATCgctcgtcaaaagaaaaagaagaagatcAACATCAACGGCTTGGATCTCCTTCACAGTGAAACCCTGCTTAGCACGAGCAACCAGATGCAGGGCCAGAAGCTGCCGCCGGCGCCTGGCTGCGTGGATCAGCAGCTGCCAAGCCTCATCCTGGTTGAAAACGCGCCGTCGATTGTGCACAACGAGGTAGAACCAAGAAACTCGTTGGAGCCGTATGGGCTGCAGGTGCTTCTGGACAGCATCAGGACGAGTTACATGCAGTTCATCCACCACATGAAGACGCCTGACTTCAAGGTCAGCGTGCAGATGTCAATTAAGGCGGAGAAGGAGCGAAATGCCAAGATCCTGAACCGCGCCTCACAGCTGGAAAAGCAGATTCAAGTGCTGATCACAGACAGCGTGGCGCTGCTCAAAACGCGGATGAACGAAATCGGCATCGTGGCCAACAACCCTAGTGATCTTCTCTCAAGTGCCAAAGATATTGTACAGACACACAAAGAGTTGCAGGGTAGTCTGGCTCATCTTCAAAGAGAGGTAATTCGTTACCCCGCTCTCATAAGAGACACGGCTCCTATATTGGCACTTACTTGTTTACAGGTACTGCCTCTAGAGGAAGAGAACCTGAGACTGATGCAACGGCACCAGCAACACGCTGTGGTGGCGGCAGCTGCAGCGGCCGCGGCCGAGAAGTCAGCCCACGAGCCACCGCACGCGCTCAACGGCGTGCGCAACTGTGATCCGGCGCTGGAGGAGGCGCGCAGGAAGCAGCACAAGCTAATGGAGCGGCAGAAGAACGAGATGCTGCTGGCCAAGGCCGAAAGCAAGCCGGTGCCCGTCATCTACAAGCCGCCTCCTGAGCACCACCCCCACGTCCACCCGCCACAGCTGCAGCAACACTACGAGAAGGCGGCCGTGCAAGCACCTGTGATAGTGGGCAACgggcagcagccgcagcaccTGCTCCAGACCGttgcccagcagcagcaacaacatcagcatcaacagcagcaacaacatcagctgcagcagcaacaacatcagcagcaacaacatcagcagcagcaacatcagcagcagcaacagcaaccgCCGCCTCCTCCGCCCCCGCCGCACGTCAAGAGTCGCAAGAGCCGCGAGTCACGCTCGAGGTCACAGGACTGGCCGGACGTGCCCAATGTGGAAAAGATCAAGGAGGACAACCCTGAGATCCTGGCCAAGAAGCTGCTTGAGGTCGGACGCCAGATCGAGGCGGAGAAGATGAAAGAGAACCCGCGCCACCTCAAGCACCATGATGAAAAGCCCGAGAACAAggctgcggcggcgggccCTGGCAAGAGTCAGCAGGAGTCGTCGTACAAGATCAACTTCAGCGACCGCATGCAGGCCATCATTGAGTCTGAATTGAATGACGGCAACGAGCGAAAGCAGCAACACCAGCAGCCGCAGCCTCCCCCTCCACCGCCCCCGGTGGTCAGTCAGTCCCGCCCGACGCCCTCCTCATCCTCTTCGCACCACGTGCACGCCAAGATGCACCCTTACCCAGTGCCGCAGGTGCCTCTGGGACACCAGATCAATCACGGCTACCCGCAGGCCGCTCCCATGATGGACGCCCGCTCCAAAGACTCACGGAGGATCTCGTCCGACAACCGCCGGCAGCCAGACTACACGCAGCTCTCACCCGCCAAGGTCGCACTCAGGAGGCACCTGTCTCAGGAAAGACTGGCGCAACAGCACCCCTCAATGCAAATGCACCACCCCCAGCAACCACCCTCCCACCAAG CCAACCAACGTTATAGCTCGATAGCGGATTTGATGAACAACGAGATCGAACGCACGCTGGGCGCAGTGCCCCCAGAGCGCCACCAGCCGAGCGAGAGGACGACGTACGAGATCAAGCAGCAGAACCTGATTGATGCCGTGGTTGAACGGACGACGACGTCGTCGACGCCAAACGCGAGCAGCAACGACATCCTTAAGATGGACACTACCAAGATGCGGTCTAAAATCAGCCGCGTGATGACGGAAGACGAGGGTGAGAGCAGCTCTCGCACACTCTACTCGCCCATCTCGCGGCCGAACAGCACCGACACGTCGGCGTCGCAGCCCATTCTCGAGGGGCTGGCCTACCCGCGCTCGAAATCTCCCTTCTCGCAGcggcagcaacaacagcagcaacaggCGCCGGCAGGCGCCATCTCCTCAGTACAACTGCCAAGGGCGGACATCAACCCGTACATCGAGTCATACTACTTCTCTGACAGCAAACGGCCCGTCGTAGTCACTGCCTCAAAACTCAACTCCGCGCGTACCTCAACAATTGTGCCAATACCTCCAAACAACGCCGGCCCCTCGGAGGAGCCGTTCTCCGAGGGCCTGGCCGCCTCCCTGCACGCCCGCATCAAGAAGGCACCCGCCAAAGAAGAGGTCAAGTCTCCCGCCGACTGCATGGGTGCGGCGGTGCCGCCGCCCGTGGTCAAGCTGGAGCCCGTCGAGGACTCCAGCGGCCCCGAACTGCCTCCCCCAAAGCCCGTGGCGCGGAAACGTTCGCTCTCCACCGCGCCGGGCAGTCCGCCGTGTAAGATGCCTTCCAGCGAGACGCAAGACTCAAGCAGCAGGCCACCCTCGGACGGTCCCAAAGCCTCTGAGCAACCCACACTGCCGCCCCCGCCACCCCCCAGCTCCTCCTCCTCTAACTCAAGTCAGCAACCGATGCCTTCAACCGGCACCACGGCAGCTGCAGAGGAAGAGG GCACAAACCAACCTTCAACAAGTGCACATTCTGTATTGTTCTGTAGTATTTGA